The region ACAGCGATGTCCGGCTTTAGCATCTCCGTCAGGCGGGCATAGCCCTGGGCGGAAAACCTCATGTTGGTGAGCGGGTCCGAGTAGTGGTTGTCTTGCCCCGCCGAGTTAATGATCAGGTCGGGTTTGAATTCCGCCAGGACGGGGAGGACCAGGTTATCTATTACATAATGGAAGCCGGCGTCAGACGTGCCGGGCGGCAAGGGTACGTTCAGAGTATAGCCGTAGGCATTGGGCCCGCCCAACTCCTGAGGGAAACCGCTGCCGGGATAGAGGGTGCGGCCATCCTGGTGCAGGGAAATAAACAGGGTATCCGGATCGTGCCAGTAAATGTCCTGGGTGCCGTCCCCGTGGTGGCAGTCAGTGTCTATAATGGCAATGCGCTGGATGTTGTGCCTGGCCCGGAGGTACCCGACTAAAATCGCTTCATTGTTGATGGTGCAAAACCCCCTGGATCCATGGACCAGGCGCATGGCGTGATGGCCGGGAGGGCGGACCAGGGCAAAAGCTTTATTAATTTCCCGGCAGGCCCAGGCCTCACCCAGCTTAATGGCGGCCCCGGCGGCAATCAGGTGGGATTCTGTCACCCTGGTAGCCAAGTCAGGCACGCAAAAGTGGACTCTGTCCACATCGGCCTTGGTGGCAAGGGCCGGAGGGTATTCAACTATTCCTGGGATATCCAGAACGCCTTCTTCCCATAACTGATCCTGAGTATATAACAGCCGTTCTTCCCGTTCCGGGTGGGTTCTGCTGATGGCCCAGTCAAAAGCGGGGAAAAAAACAATTCCGACACGGTTTTTAGCTTTCAACAATGGTTTTGCCTCCTTCCAGCAACTCCGTCCGCACTCCGGGCCTGATCTGAACTCTGACCCGCAAATCCTTGCCGGTGGTGTTAAAGCCCCGCACCATATTAAAGGACTGCTCCTCCAGCACATCTACCGGCGGATTGTCTGCCAGGCCGAGCCGGGCAGCTCTTTTTCGCAACAGATCGATAGCTTTGGTTTTGGCTTGGGCCAGGCTATAGTTATTCGGTATTGTTTCAGTCAGGTCTTCCTCCGGGACGGACAGCTTTCCCTGGGAAGTGTCGGCAAGTAGTGTCAATTCAGCGGTGGTCCGGCTGGCGGCGGCCCCTACGGCGTTGGCCACACCTGGGCTAGGGGGAAATATGGTCCGGATCCCCAAGGCTTTTTCCAGGGCGGGAGCAAGGGCCAAAGCCGGCCCGCCAATGACTATGGCAAGGCTCGGGCGAATGCTTCGCTCCATCAAGACTTCCTGCACGGTGTAAACAGGGCGGGTGTTTGTTTCTTCAATTATTTCCTTTGCTTTCTGGCAGATAGCCTGTACCATAGCCTGGCAAACCAAATTTGCGGCCGTGGCAGGTTCAGAGCCAAGTTCATTGGCGATTAACTGCATAGCAGCCAAGGCCTGTTCTTTGTCGCCGGTATCGATCAGCCCTAATAAAACCATGGCGTCTGTGGGAGTGGGCGCGGGACCGCCAAAAGCCATGGCCGGCCCCAGGCGGCGGGGGCCAACTAGAATTTCTCCATTTTTAACCCTAAGCTGGCTATCCCCGCCAATTCCTGTCGGGTGGCTGCCCAAGGCACGCACCAGGGTAGGATAGCCCTCAATAGTGATCCCTTTGGGTTCCAGCAAGGGTTCGCCGTTAGCCAGGAGGGCGATGTCAGTGGTAGTGCCCCCGATATCAATCACCAGTGCATCCTGGTTGCAGGGACAAAGGGCTATCGCGCCCATAACACTGGCGGCCGGGCCGGACAGGACTGTTTCTATGGGGCATTGCAGGGAAGCATCTAACAGTATGGTACCGCCATCGGCTTTTAGCACATGGATGGGGGCCCGGAGGCCTTTCTGGGCAAGGGAAGCAGAAACAGCCCGGACGAAGGAGGAATATACCTCCCATACCGCCAGGTTAAGATAAGTGGTATACACCCGGCGGGGAAATCCCAGGCGGCCGGACAGGGTGTGACCCATTGCAGTTTGGTCAAAGTGGGGGCCTGTTAAACGCCGGACTTCTTTTTCCTGGGAGGGATTCTTGGTGGCGAATTTGCCCGCGATACCCGCAAGGCGGATGCCTTTGGCCTGCAGGTCATGCATAGCGGCAGTTATTTCGGCGGTGTTCAATGGGGCAGTCTCCCGCCCCCGGTGATCAATGGCACCGGATAGAAAGACGGTAGCGGCGCCGCAAGCCAGGAAAGAGGGATTAAGGCCGGGTCCGCTGATCAAAAACATCCCCACCGGCGGAAGGTTTTTTTCCACAATGGCATTGGTGCAGATGGTAGTGCTTAAGTTAACCTGTTGCACAAGGCTTGGGTCTTCCTCCTGGAGCATACTGTCGAGGGCCCTTCCCACTGACGCTAGCAGAGAACCCTCACCGGTGGGGACCTTGACATGTTTTAAGATTTTTCTTTCATGCAGCAAGACGGCATCAACATGGGTGCCGCCCACATCCAGGCCAATCAGCATCCGATCCGCTCCTCTTCTCTAGGGAAATTATGGGGTACAGGAAGGAAGCACTCGTCTGCCAGATAATTTAGTATGGTGTCCCCCGAATTCCCCCATATTATGATTAATAACTGGCTGCGTTAGTTGCTGCCTGTTTTCAGACAATTTTTGCTCCAGCCATATTTTATCACGTTTCGACTGCCAAGGCAATTGACACA is a window of Syntrophomonadaceae bacterium DNA encoding:
- a CDS encoding histone deacetylase, whose product is MLKAKNRVGIVFFPAFDWAISRTHPEREERLLYTQDQLWEEGVLDIPGIVEYPPALATKADVDRVHFCVPDLATRVTESHLIAAGAAIKLGEAWACREINKAFALVRPPGHHAMRLVHGSRGFCTINNEAILVGYLRARHNIQRIAIIDTDCHHGDGTQDIYWHDPDTLFISLHQDGRTLYPGSGFPQELGGPNAYGYTLNVPLPPGTSDAGFHYVIDNLVLPVLAEFKPDLIINSAGQDNHYSDPLTNMRFSAQGYARLTEMLKPDIAVLEGGYSIEGALPYVNLGILLALAGVDYSRVKEPDFDPAQMQQSPEITGYIAKLCQSLWDRWRHREELRLEVTKNKTFLERSRHIYYDTDGINESQDEKTRICQNCPGWTELHSSSDWGGKADGVLVHRRACACCRAEAQAAYHVLQKKGKLPFLQEF
- a CDS encoding hydantoinase/oxoprolinase family protein, whose protein sequence is MLIGLDVGGTHVDAVLLHERKILKHVKVPTGEGSLLASVGRALDSMLQEEDPSLVQQVNLSTTICTNAIVEKNLPPVGMFLISGPGLNPSFLACGAATVFLSGAIDHRGRETAPLNTAEITAAMHDLQAKGIRLAGIAGKFATKNPSQEKEVRRLTGPHFDQTAMGHTLSGRLGFPRRVYTTYLNLAVWEVYSSFVRAVSASLAQKGLRAPIHVLKADGGTILLDASLQCPIETVLSGPAASVMGAIALCPCNQDALVIDIGGTTTDIALLANGEPLLEPKGITIEGYPTLVRALGSHPTGIGGDSQLRVKNGEILVGPRRLGPAMAFGGPAPTPTDAMVLLGLIDTGDKEQALAAMQLIANELGSEPATAANLVCQAMVQAICQKAKEIIEETNTRPVYTVQEVLMERSIRPSLAIVIGGPALALAPALEKALGIRTIFPPSPGVANAVGAAASRTTAELTLLADTSQGKLSVPEEDLTETIPNNYSLAQAKTKAIDLLRKRAARLGLADNPPVDVLEEQSFNMVRGFNTTGKDLRVRVQIRPGVRTELLEGGKTIVES